AGTCCTTTTTTCAACTGGAATAAACCCTTCGTTCAGTTGGAAACCACCCGAGGCTGTTTCAATACTTGCACCTTTTGCGTAAGCGGCAGCGAAAAACCGGTACGCACCCTGGAGATATCCACATTACGCGAACGGATCGAAAACATCAGCCACCACGGTATACGCGACATCAGAATTCTCGACAGAACATTTAATTACAACACAACCAGGGCACAAGCTCTATTATCACTTTTTACAGAATTTGCAGGAAAAATGAGATTCCATCTCGAAATACATCCCGGTTTGTTGAACGATGGTTTAAAACAACAATTGGAAACTTTGCCCGATAATCTGTTACATCTCGAAGCGGGCATACAAAGTCTTCGCCAAGAAGTTCTCGATGCATGCCACAGAAAAGGTGACGTACAAAAATCTCTCGAAGGGTTGCGCTTTCTATGCAGCCTAACCAATATGGAAACCCATGCTGACCTTATCGCCGGATTACCGTTTTATCACATATATCAAATCTTCGAAGATATACATACGCTCGCACATTATAATGCCGGAGAAATTCAACTCGAACTATTGAAATTACTGCCGGGAACCGAAATGAGACGAAAAGCTGCCGAACTGGGAATATACTACTCACCTCTTCCTCCCTACGAAGTTCTTAAAACAAACGATATCACACCCGAAGAATTACAACAGGCTCGACGGTTATCCCGATTACTCGACGGTTACTATAACGGATCTCCTTGGAGAGAAATAACCAGACAGCTTATATTATCCGAGTCTGGCTTTCTGAAAGAATTTCTCGATTTTCTTACCGATACTGAAGTAATAGAAAAACCATTGAGCACCGAAAAACGAGGAATGCTGCTGTATGATTTTTGCAAAATAAAACTACCCCAACGTTTACACGAGATCTCCATTGCATGGATTTCGAACGGAATGTCGATAAAAAAAGAACCCGCATTCGGTATCAGAACCAAAGGAATTCGAGCTCCCCAAAAATGGATCATAAAAAAAGGGAGCTACCATACTTCGATGAAACTATACTTATTGCCCGGGAAAGATACAGATACTTGGTTCGGATATCTACCGGACAAAAAAATAGCTGTTCCCGACATGATAGCGTTAAGCATTTCGAAATAAAAAGTGTCTGATTTTTTCTCAAAAAAACAGAAAAATTGCATTTGAAACCATCCGGTGTCGCAAGGATTCATTACATTTGTTCAGAATATTAAGTATAAGTGAATGGACGAATTTGTAGATTTCTTACACTCTCAGTTGCATTTATTACCTTCTCAAATCGAGTTATTAAAAGAAAAAATAAAAACTCATTATTTTAAGAAGGGTGATCTGCTCGAAGGGCCTGCCGAACTCGATGATAGAATGTACTACATAAAAAAAGGAGGAGCCAGAAGCTTTTACCTTAAAGACGGAAAAGATATTACTTTTTCCTTTGCATTCGAAAACGACTTGCTCGTTTCCATGCGTTCGAACACAACCAAAAAAGAATTTCCCGAACTGGTAGAATTTCTCGACGAAACCGAAGCCTATTCGATATTGATAAAACCATTTTCAAAAATCCAAAAATTCAAAAGCCTCGCTGCAGCCGACTTCTCACAGGCTCTTTTATTAAAATATAATTGCTTTCTCGAAGAACGTATTATCAATCTACAATGTAAATCTGCCCGAGAACGATATGACTGGGTAGTTGGCAGATTCCCCGAATTATTACAAAAAGCAAACTTGGGTCAAATCGCATCTTTTATCGGTGTAACCCAAGAAACTCTCAGCCGTATACGATCGGAAAAGAAAAAACATAACCCCGCCGGTTAATATAATCGAATTGTTAAATTTATAATTATCAACGTTAAATACCCAAGAGTACTTTAACTATATTTATAAATAGAGGTATTAGTTTTTGATAAAAATCAAATGCAAATATTTACATTCAGAATACTTTTGCAGTCAATTCAATAGGTATATCAATAAGATAGAGTAAATTAAACTCAGAAAAATCATAAACA
The Coprobacter tertius DNA segment above includes these coding regions:
- a CDS encoding B12-binding domain-containing radical SAM protein, which gives rise to MKILWIDLNSSYAHASLALPALHAQVKKRNDIEWHIISATINDTPGTVTAEASRCSPDIIASTAWIFNREMLLHIISRLKVLFPESTVILGGPEFLGDNSLFLRFSPYVDCVFRGEGEEEFPHWLNYWNDRSNWNSIKGLCYINDNGEYIDNGIARVNEFEKLIVPEKSPFFNWNKPFVQLETTRGCFNTCTFCVSGSEKPVRTLEISTLRERIENISHHGIRDIRILDRTFNYNTTRAQALLSLFTEFAGKMRFHLEIHPGLLNDGLKQQLETLPDNLLHLEAGIQSLRQEVLDACHRKGDVQKSLEGLRFLCSLTNMETHADLIAGLPFYHIYQIFEDIHTLAHYNAGEIQLELLKLLPGTEMRRKAAELGIYYSPLPPYEVLKTNDITPEELQQARRLSRLLDGYYNGSPWREITRQLILSESGFLKEFLDFLTDTEVIEKPLSTEKRGMLLYDFCKIKLPQRLHEISIAWISNGMSIKKEPAFGIRTKGIRAPQKWIIKKGSYHTSMKLYLLPGKDTDTWFGYLPDKKIAVPDMIALSISK
- a CDS encoding Crp/Fnr family transcriptional regulator encodes the protein MDEFVDFLHSQLHLLPSQIELLKEKIKTHYFKKGDLLEGPAELDDRMYYIKKGGARSFYLKDGKDITFSFAFENDLLVSMRSNTTKKEFPELVEFLDETEAYSILIKPFSKIQKFKSLAAADFSQALLLKYNCFLEERIINLQCKSARERYDWVVGRFPELLQKANLGQIASFIGVTQETLSRIRSEKKKHNPAG